GGTCCCGGAGCTCGTTCTGTTCAAATAACTTTAAATCCTTTTACTTTAATTGGTGCAACTACCAGAAGCGGATTGCTTTCTTCTCCATTAAGGGCAAGATTTGGAATTAAATGCCACTTAGAATATTACGATGCTGCAGTACTTCAAAAAATCATTAAGCGTTCTGCTAAAATTTTAAACATAGATATTGATGATCAGGCTGCAAAAGAGATAGCTTGCAGAAGCAGAGGAACACCAAGAATTGCAAATCTTCTTTTAAGAAGAGTACGTGATTTTGCACAGGTAAAAGGAAATGGCAAGGTAGATTTAGAAATTACAAAGTATTCTCTTGATGCTCTTAATATAGATAAGAGAGGTCTGGATACTATGGATAATAAGATACTTACAACAATCATAAATAAATTTAACGGAGGACCTGTAGGGTTAACAACCATAGCTACTGCTGTTGGAGAAGATGCGGGAACAATAGAGGAAGTTTATGAGCCTTTCCTTATTAAAGAGGGTTTTATAAGAAGAACTCCGCGGGGAAGGGAGGCAACAGATTTATCTTACGGACATTTAGGAATTTCTAAATACAAAGATCCTTATTTGTTTTAAAATCAGCATAATAAATTATTATTAGTTTAATATTTTTTACTTTTTAAGTAATATTTTTATCCCAGGTTAATATGAAAAAAGCTTTTATTTTAATTGTTCTTAGTTTTTTTACAATTAATGCATTTTGCTGTACGTCAGCAATTTTTACAGGCAAGGTTACTCCCGACGGAAGACCAATGATGTGGAAAAACAGAGACACCGATGAACTGAATAATAGAATAGAACACTTTAAAGGTCCAAGGTTTGATTTTATTGCTCTTGTTAATTCTCCAGATAGAGGAAGAGAGGCATGGGCAGGCGCAAATGCCGCAGGTTTTTGCATTATGAATACGGCCTCCTATAACATTCACATAATTGGAGATAATAGCAAGGAAGGTGATGGTGAAGGTCGTGTAATGTTCAAAGCGTTAGGACTTTGCAAGACAGTAGCGGATTTTGAAAGATTGCTGGATACGATAAAAAAGCCAATGGCAATAGAGGCAAATTTTGGTGTAATTGATGCAGAAGGGGGAGCGGCCTACTTTGAAGTTAACAACTTTAAGTGGATAAAGAGAGATATAAATAATCCTTTGATAGCGCCGGAAGGTTATATGGTTTATACAAACTTTTCTTATACCGGAAGAGAGGATGAAGGACATGGTTATATCAGACATGATAATGCAGATTTTGCTATTCAGCAAGGGCTGAAAAATAAAGATGCATTTACTCCACAGTGGATTTTTAATAATCTGTCGAGATCTTATTACAACTCTTTCATA
The window above is part of the Bacteroidales bacterium genome. Proteins encoded here:
- the ruvB gene encoding Holliday junction branch migration DNA helicase RuvB, with protein sequence MKEDDQRIESFNPRELETDSDKELEGVVRPGDFQNFSGQDKVVENLKVFVQAAKLRGESLDHVLLFGPPGLGKTTLATIISNELEVDMKTTSGPILDKPGDLAGLLTSLEKGDVLFIDEIHRMPKIVEEYLYSAMEDYRIDIMIDKGPGARSVQITLNPFTLIGATTRSGLLSSPLRARFGIKCHLEYYDAAVLQKIIKRSAKILNIDIDDQAAKEIACRSRGTPRIANLLLRRVRDFAQVKGNGKVDLEITKYSLDALNIDKRGLDTMDNKILTTIINKFNGGPVGLTTIATAVGEDAGTIEEVYEPFLIKEGFIRRTPRGREATDLSYGHLGISKYKDPYLF